Proteins encoded within one genomic window of Coprococcus phoceensis:
- a CDS encoding glutamine synthetase III family protein: MSEIINVAEIFGENVFNDSVMQERLPKKVYKELKRTIQEGKELEQSIADVVAHEMKEWAIEKGATHYSHWFQPLTGATAEKHDSFISAPKSDGKVLMEFSGKELVKGEPDASSFPSGGLRATFEARGYTAWDCTSPAFIKKDATGTGAILYIPTAFCSYTGEALDQKTPLLRSMEAINKQALRLLRLFGNTTSQRVTPSVGAEQEYFLVDREKYLKRKDLIFTGRTLFGAMPPKGQELDDHYFGAIRERIALFMKDVNEELWKLGVSAKTQHNEVAPAQHELAPIYAQCNVAVDHNQLVMETLKQVAYRHGLHCLLHEKPFAGVNGSGKHNNWSLTTDDGINLLDPGKTPHENIQFLLVLTCILRAVDRHAELLRESAADVGNDHRLGANEAPPAIISVYLGEQLEDVLSQLISTGEATHSLKGGKLQTGVRTLPDFAKDATDRNRTSPFAFTGNKFEFRMVGSRDSVAAPNVVLNTIVAEVFQEVCDELEKAEDFDMKVHDLIKQFASEHQRIVFNGNGYSDEWVEEAKRRGLPNIRTTVESIEYLTTEKTVELFEKFGVFTRAELESRAEIKYETYAKAINIEARAMIDIASKHIIPAVIKYITSLANSINQVREACGDVGVSVQEELLKESSELLAQTRKALKDLIVVTDEACQMQEGPAQAEFFKDRVVTGMQALREPVDALEMIVNKEMWPMPSYGDLLFEV; encoded by the coding sequence ATGAGTGAGATAATAAATGTAGCAGAGATATTTGGCGAAAATGTTTTCAATGATTCTGTTATGCAGGAGCGCCTGCCGAAAAAAGTATATAAAGAATTAAAGAGAACAATTCAAGAAGGAAAAGAATTAGAGCAGTCGATTGCGGATGTAGTGGCACATGAGATGAAAGAATGGGCGATTGAAAAAGGTGCGACGCATTATTCACATTGGTTTCAGCCTCTTACCGGGGCAACTGCGGAAAAACATGATTCCTTTATTTCAGCGCCAAAGTCAGATGGGAAGGTGTTGATGGAGTTCTCAGGGAAAGAGCTTGTCAAGGGAGAACCTGATGCGTCGTCATTTCCGTCAGGAGGACTTAGAGCCACATTCGAGGCGAGAGGATATACGGCATGGGATTGTACGTCTCCGGCATTTATCAAAAAAGATGCAACCGGAACGGGAGCGATTCTTTACATACCGACAGCATTTTGCTCGTATACAGGAGAAGCCTTGGACCAAAAGACACCATTACTTCGATCTATGGAGGCGATTAACAAACAGGCACTAAGACTTCTTCGCCTGTTTGGCAACACAACTTCTCAGAGAGTGACACCGTCAGTAGGAGCGGAGCAGGAATACTTTTTGGTTGACCGGGAAAAATATCTGAAACGGAAAGATCTTATTTTTACGGGAAGAACGTTATTTGGCGCAATGCCGCCAAAGGGACAAGAACTGGATGATCATTATTTCGGGGCAATTCGTGAGCGTATTGCACTCTTTATGAAGGATGTCAATGAGGAACTCTGGAAATTAGGAGTGTCCGCAAAGACACAACATAATGAGGTTGCACCGGCACAGCACGAGCTGGCGCCAATTTATGCACAGTGTAATGTGGCAGTTGACCACAATCAGCTTGTGATGGAGACATTAAAGCAGGTTGCATACCGTCATGGGCTGCACTGCTTATTGCATGAAAAACCATTTGCGGGGGTGAACGGTTCAGGAAAGCATAACAACTGGTCTCTGACGACTGACGATGGAATTAATCTTTTAGATCCGGGAAAAACACCACATGAGAATATTCAGTTTTTGCTTGTTCTGACATGTATTTTACGTGCGGTAGACAGACATGCCGAATTGTTGAGAGAATCTGCAGCAGATGTGGGAAATGACCACAGACTTGGGGCGAATGAGGCGCCTCCGGCGATTATTTCGGTATATTTAGGTGAACAGTTAGAAGATGTACTTTCACAATTGATCAGTACAGGAGAGGCAACTCACAGTCTGAAAGGTGGAAAATTACAGACGGGTGTCCGCACCCTGCCTGATTTCGCGAAAGATGCGACAGATAGAAATCGTACCTCACCGTTTGCATTTACCGGAAATAAGTTCGAGTTCCGTATGGTGGGCTCCAGAGATTCTGTGGCAGCGCCGAATGTCGTGCTGAATACGATTGTGGCAGAAGTATTTCAGGAAGTCTGCGATGAGTTGGAGAAAGCAGAAGACTTTGACATGAAAGTACATGATTTGATCAAGCAGTTTGCTTCTGAGCATCAAAGAATCGTATTTAACGGAAACGGATATTCTGACGAATGGGTAGAGGAGGCAAAGAGAAGAGGGCTTCCGAATATTAGAACAACTGTGGAATCGATTGAATATCTGACAACGGAGAAAACGGTCGAGTTGTTTGAAAAGTTTGGCGTGTTCACAAGAGCGGAATTGGAATCACGTGCAGAGATTAAATACGAGACTTACGCGAAGGCGATCAATATAGAAGCGAGAGCGATGATCGACATTGCGAGCAAACATATTATTCCAGCTGTAATCAAATATATTACCTCTCTTGCAAATTCTATTAATCAGGTGCGTGAGGCGTGTGGAGATGTTGGAGTAAGTGTGCAGGAAGAGCTTTTGAAAGAATCTTCCGAATTGCTGGCTCAGACTAGAAAAGCTTTGAAAGATCTGATTGTGGTGACAGATGAGGCATGCCAGATGCAGGAAGGTCCGGCACAGGCGGAATTTTTCAAAGATAGAGTTGTAACCGGAATGCAGGCGTTGCGTGAGCCGGTAGACGCACTGGAAATGATTGTAAATAAAGAGATGTGGCCGATGCCGTCTTACGGGGATCTGTTGTTCGAAGTATAA
- a CDS encoding DUF1700 domain-containing protein, translating into MRSSDFLLQLKKALENELSVAQVQDNVEYYKNYIKEEMKSGKSEQEVMDMLGDPWAIAKTILLEEKMSGPQESINSEEVWSDQEQKQQSQKIHVFGLDTWWKKAAVILGVIAIIILIISLILGILSIVLPIAIPLILVVTIFNMLRRK; encoded by the coding sequence ATGAGAAGCAGTGATTTTTTATTACAATTAAAAAAAGCATTGGAGAATGAATTGAGCGTAGCTCAGGTTCAGGATAATGTAGAATATTATAAAAACTATATCAAAGAGGAAATGAAAAGTGGAAAATCGGAGCAGGAAGTGATGGACATGCTTGGAGATCCATGGGCGATTGCCAAGACAATCCTATTGGAAGAAAAGATGAGTGGGCCGCAGGAGAGCATCAACTCAGAGGAAGTGTGGAGCGATCAGGAACAGAAACAGCAAAGCCAAAAGATTCATGTGTTTGGACTGGACACCTGGTGGAAGAAGGCCGCGGTTATTTTGGGCGTGATTGCTATTATTATTCTTATTATTTCTTTGATATTGGGGATTCTCTCGATTGTGTTGCCGATTGCAATTCCTTTGATATTGGTTGTGACGATTTTCAACATGCTCCGCCGAAAATAA
- a CDS encoding THUMP domain-containing class I SAM-dependent RNA methyltransferase has product MERMELIAPCHFGLEAVLKREIQDLGYEISNVEDGRVSFYGNAEAICRANIFLRTAERVLLKVGSFKAVTFEELFEHTKKIPWEKYIPKDGKFWVTKAASVKSKLFSPSDIQSIMKKAMVNRMREHYHVDWFEESGASYPVRVFLMKDIVTVGIDTSGVSLHKRGYRQLSSKAPITETLAAALIMLTPWRKDRILVDPFCGSGTFPIEAAMIAANIAPGMNRSFTAEEWSNLIPKKAWYDAIDEANSLINDDIEVDIQGYDIDGDVVRAARENAKEAGVDHLIHFQERAVKDLRHPKKYGFIITNPPYGERLEEKENLPGLYREFGDSFRNLDSWSAYMITSYEDTEKYFGRKADKNRKIYNGMLKTYFYQFLGPKPPKQKK; this is encoded by the coding sequence ATGGAAAGAATGGAATTAATAGCGCCATGTCATTTTGGACTTGAGGCTGTGTTAAAAAGAGAAATACAGGATCTCGGATATGAGATTTCAAATGTAGAAGATGGAAGGGTATCATTTTATGGAAATGCAGAGGCAATCTGCAGGGCGAATATATTTTTGCGGACCGCAGAGAGAGTACTTCTGAAAGTGGGAAGTTTTAAGGCAGTTACATTTGAAGAGCTGTTTGAACATACAAAGAAAATTCCTTGGGAGAAATACATTCCGAAAGATGGAAAGTTTTGGGTGACAAAGGCGGCATCAGTAAAAAGTAAACTGTTTAGTCCATCCGATATCCAGTCTATTATGAAAAAAGCGATGGTAAACCGCATGAGAGAACACTATCATGTGGATTGGTTTGAAGAAAGTGGAGCCTCCTATCCGGTACGTGTTTTTCTGATGAAAGATATCGTGACGGTCGGAATTGACACATCCGGTGTTTCTTTACATAAGAGAGGATACAGACAGCTGTCAAGCAAGGCCCCGATTACTGAGACTCTTGCGGCAGCGCTGATCATGCTGACACCTTGGAGAAAAGATAGAATACTTGTCGACCCATTTTGCGGAAGTGGAACATTTCCGATTGAGGCGGCGATGATTGCGGCGAATATTGCACCCGGAATGAACCGATCGTTTACCGCAGAAGAATGGAGTAACCTGATTCCGAAAAAAGCGTGGTACGATGCCATTGATGAAGCGAACAGTTTGATTAATGATGACATTGAAGTGGATATCCAGGGATATGATATCGATGGAGATGTAGTCAGAGCAGCTCGTGAAAACGCAAAAGAGGCAGGGGTGGATCATTTGATTCATTTTCAGGAGCGTGCTGTGAAAGATCTGCGCCATCCAAAAAAATATGGATTCATTATCACAAACCCGCCGTACGGAGAGCGTTTGGAAGAAAAAGAGAACCTTCCCGGGCTATATAGAGAGTTTGGTGACAGCTTCCGCAACTTGGACAGCTGGTCGGCATATATGATTACAAGCTATGAGGATACAGAAAAGTATTTTGGCAGAAAAGCGGACAAGAACCGAAAGATTTACAATGGAATGTTGAAGACGTATTTTTATCAATTTCTGGGACCGAAACCACCAAAACAGAAGAAATAA
- a CDS encoding XTP/dITP diphosphatase — protein MEPKIIFATGNENKMKEICMILSDLGMPIQAMKEAGIDVDVVEDGSTFEENALIKATEIAKIAGNCIVLADDSGLEIDYLNKEPGIYSARYAGVDTSYDIKNNMLLDRLKGVPDEKRTARFVCAVAAAFPDGTTEVVRGTIEGRIGYEIAGEHGFGYDPIFYLPEYGCTTAELDPEKKNELSHRGKALRAMREIMEKKL, from the coding sequence ATGGAACCAAAGATTATATTTGCAACAGGTAATGAGAATAAAATGAAAGAGATCTGCATGATCCTTTCTGACCTTGGAATGCCAATCCAGGCGATGAAAGAAGCTGGTATTGATGTGGATGTTGTGGAAGATGGAAGCACGTTTGAAGAAAATGCATTGATCAAGGCGACGGAGATTGCAAAAATTGCCGGCAACTGTATTGTGCTTGCAGATGATTCTGGTTTGGAGATTGATTACCTGAACAAGGAGCCGGGAATTTATTCTGCACGCTATGCGGGGGTGGATACATCGTATGATATCAAAAATAATATGCTGCTTGACCGTCTGAAAGGAGTACCGGATGAAAAACGTACAGCGAGATTTGTCTGTGCAGTGGCTGCGGCATTTCCAGACGGAACGACAGAAGTAGTCAGAGGGACAATTGAAGGGCGTATCGGCTACGAAATCGCCGGAGAGCATGGTTTTGGCTATGATCCGATCTTTTATCTCCCGGAATACGGATGCACGACAGCAGAACTTGATCCGGAGAAGAAGAATGAACTGAGCCACCGAGGGAAAGCACTTCGTGCAATGCGTGAAATTATGGAGAAAAAACTATGA
- a CDS encoding metallophosphoesterase family protein gives MRVLIVSDTHGSHRNLDAVLERVGKIDALIHMGDVENGEHYIEAVADCETYMVAGNNDFFSFLPKEREFTLGKYNIFITHGHNYYVSMGTARLKEEARLRKADIVMYGHTHKPDLEFDEDIIVINPGSLSYPRQEGRRATYVMMEIDKNGEAHFELEYV, from the coding sequence ATGAGAGTATTAATTGTAAGTGATACACATGGAAGTCACAGAAATTTAGATGCGGTGTTAGAACGCGTCGGAAAAATTGATGCACTCATCCATATGGGAGATGTGGAGAACGGTGAACATTACATTGAAGCGGTGGCGGACTGCGAGACTTATATGGTTGCAGGGAATAATGATTTCTTTTCATTTTTGCCGAAAGAAAGAGAGTTCACACTTGGAAAGTATAATATATTCATCACCCATGGACATAATTACTATGTATCTATGGGAACTGCTCGGTTAAAAGAAGAGGCAAGATTGAGAAAAGCGGATATCGTCATGTACGGGCATACACATAAGCCGGATTTGGAATTTGATGAAGATATCATCGTCATTAACCCGGGAAGCCTCTCATATCCACGGCAGGAGGGGCGGAGAGCGACTTATGTGATGATGGAGATTGATAAAAATGGAGAGGCTCATTTTGAGCTGGAATATGTGTAA
- a CDS encoding LacI family DNA-binding transcriptional regulator has translation MATIQDIADKLGVSKGTVSKAINNAPDISETLRKTILDTAVEMGYSRLRRQKNEAKKFCIIIENMEYEEPHQFGYDFIIGFRQMAEPAGFVVDVIETTIQIQKKTPYDVFMLQNDYVGAFVLGFSLNDPWMKDFKTSHTPTVLYDNYIPANPFIASIGIDNSEGMALAVSHLKKLGHQKIGYLSSALGSHIMQVRHKAFFHAMKQNDLKTEPNYAGSSYYITQCIEKHLPRLLDLGMTAIICSHDQIANSVIVQCQQLGYRVPKDISIIGFDDLPLCAYTSPPLTTIRQNRIELGKCGYYALDSLLNNVSIGTILLHAQLIVRNSTDRIFKLR, from the coding sequence ATGGCTACAATACAAGATATCGCTGATAAATTGGGCGTTTCCAAAGGCACTGTATCAAAAGCGATTAATAACGCTCCAGACATTAGCGAAACTTTACGAAAAACAATTCTAGACACCGCTGTTGAAATGGGTTACTCCAGATTGCGGCGACAGAAAAACGAAGCAAAAAAATTTTGCATCATTATAGAAAATATGGAATACGAAGAACCACATCAATTTGGATATGATTTTATCATCGGTTTTCGGCAGATGGCAGAACCTGCTGGTTTTGTTGTGGATGTTATCGAGACGACCATACAAATACAAAAAAAGACGCCTTACGACGTCTTTATGCTACAAAATGATTATGTAGGAGCATTTGTACTCGGCTTTTCTCTCAATGATCCTTGGATGAAAGATTTCAAGACAAGCCACACTCCCACCGTTCTTTATGACAACTACATACCAGCCAACCCATTTATCGCTTCCATCGGAATCGACAACAGCGAAGGTATGGCACTTGCTGTATCCCATCTAAAAAAACTGGGACATCAAAAAATCGGATACCTCAGCAGTGCACTCGGCTCCCATATTATGCAAGTACGGCACAAGGCATTTTTTCATGCTATGAAACAAAACGATCTAAAAACCGAGCCAAATTATGCTGGTTCCTCTTACTACATTACACAGTGTATTGAAAAACATTTGCCACGTCTTCTAGATCTTGGAATGACCGCAATCATATGCAGCCACGACCAGATTGCTAACTCGGTCATCGTGCAATGTCAACAACTCGGTTACCGTGTTCCCAAAGACATCAGTATTATCGGTTTTGACGATCTCCCTCTTTGTGCCTACACCTCTCCCCCACTCACCACGATCCGTCAGAACCGGATTGAGCTCGGCAAATGTGGTTATTATGCACTAGACAGTCTACTAAATAACGTATCGATTGGAACTATATTACTTCATGCGCAATTGATCGTGAGAAATTCGACTGATAGAATTTTTAAACTTCGTTAA
- a CDS encoding extracellular solute-binding protein: MKKRGVALLMAAVFAVANLSGCGRNAGGDGTLGEKEKVRLMVWSPSEDQSKESGEWLQSTCEKFAEEHPEWDITFVYGVADEATAASQVAQDPEESADVFMYANDTLTTMTDAKALAKFGGKYREEIENTNSEEVLSSLIKDGDLYGVPFTTNTWFMYYDKSVFSEEDIKNLDSMLEKGTVAFPLTNSWYTPAFYIGNGCTLFGDGTDESKGVDFAGEKAVSVTEYLVDLAANPNFKIDADGSGLAGLRDGSISAIFSGSWDANAVKEALGENMGAAALPTFTVNGEEKQMMAYAGSKAIGVNPYSKNMVAAVELAVYLGSAEAQMSHYKLRNVIPCNTELLADETIASDPLVSAQNNTFNHTSILQPFVAKMNNCWVPVENMGKGIRNGSVTHENVAEQTEAMNEAMNSDGI, encoded by the coding sequence ATGAAGAAGCGAGGAGTGGCATTATTGATGGCGGCAGTATTTGCGGTTGCAAATCTTTCTGGATGTGGAAGAAATGCAGGTGGAGATGGCACGCTTGGTGAGAAAGAAAAAGTACGTCTTATGGTCTGGTCACCATCGGAAGATCAGTCAAAAGAAAGTGGGGAATGGCTACAGAGTACTTGTGAGAAGTTTGCAGAGGAACATCCAGAATGGGATATTACATTTGTCTATGGAGTTGCAGATGAGGCAACTGCGGCGAGTCAGGTGGCACAGGATCCGGAAGAGAGTGCAGATGTATTTATGTATGCGAACGATACACTTACGACAATGACGGATGCGAAGGCATTGGCAAAGTTTGGAGGCAAGTATCGAGAAGAGATTGAAAATACGAATTCAGAAGAAGTATTATCGTCCCTGATAAAAGATGGAGATTTATATGGGGTACCATTTACGACGAATACGTGGTTTATGTACTATGATAAAAGTGTTTTTTCGGAAGAAGATATTAAGAATCTGGATAGCATGTTGGAAAAAGGGACTGTGGCATTTCCGCTGACAAACTCATGGTATACACCGGCATTTTATATTGGAAATGGTTGTACTTTGTTCGGAGATGGAACAGATGAGTCAAAAGGTGTGGATTTTGCAGGGGAGAAAGCGGTTAGTGTGACGGAGTATCTGGTGGATTTGGCTGCAAATCCGAATTTTAAAATTGATGCGGATGGTTCTGGACTTGCAGGCTTACGAGATGGAAGTATCTCAGCTATTTTTTCGGGTTCTTGGGATGCGAATGCTGTGAAAGAAGCGCTAGGTGAAAATATGGGGGCTGCTGCACTTCCTACATTTACTGTGAATGGAGAGGAAAAACAGATGATGGCATATGCTGGTTCAAAAGCAATCGGAGTGAATCCGTACAGTAAGAATATGGTTGCGGCAGTGGAACTTGCAGTGTACCTTGGTTCAGCCGAGGCACAGATGAGTCATTATAAGCTCAGAAATGTGATTCCGTGTAATACAGAGTTGCTTGCAGATGAGACAATTGCTTCAGATCCACTTGTTTCGGCACAAAATAATACATTCAATCATACTTCAATTTTGCAGCCATTTGTGGCGAAGATGAATAATTGTTGGGTTCCAGTTGAAAATATGGGAAAAGGAATCCGCAATGGAAGTGTGACACATGAGAATGTGGCAGAACAGACGGAAGCGATGAATGAAGCGATGAATAGCGATGGAATTTAA
- a CDS encoding carbohydrate ABC transporter permease, which translates to MRAIKEGGIETKLSMILMGFGNFVHKQKIKGLLYLTLEVAYIVFMAVNGIHFLSTLGSLGSAPQKEVWDATKQVYLYTKGDQSVLLLLYGVATVLVTLLMIWAWRGALKSAFKAECLDKEGRHVNSFVEDLKSLLHENLHRLLMTPPMVFIFTLTILPLVFMICMAFTNYSKLGNHLMLFDWVGLDNFKALFDTNSILGSTFWSVLGWTLVWAFFATFSNYIFGMILSLVINRKDTKAKGFWRFCFVLSCAVPMFVSLLIMRTMLQPNGAVNVLLRNLGWIAQDASLPFFTDPTWARVTVIVVNIWVGVPYTLLQLTGVLQNIPEELYEAAKVDGANALQIFFKITMPYMLYVTAPYLIVTFTGNVNNFNVIYLLSGGDPVTDLASTAGKTDLLVTWLYKLTIDKQYYNIGAVIGILTFIILAVGALLTYRNSKSYKEGEI; encoded by the coding sequence ATGCGGGCAATCAAGGAAGGCGGAATTGAGACGAAGCTTTCTATGATATTGATGGGATTTGGAAATTTTGTACACAAACAGAAAATAAAAGGACTTTTATATTTGACTTTGGAAGTGGCTTATATTGTTTTTATGGCAGTGAATGGAATTCATTTTCTCAGCACGCTCGGTTCACTTGGCAGTGCACCGCAAAAAGAAGTATGGGATGCGACAAAACAGGTGTATCTGTATACAAAAGGGGATCAGTCGGTACTGCTATTGTTGTATGGAGTGGCGACGGTTTTAGTGACACTATTGATGATTTGGGCATGGAGAGGAGCGCTTAAGAGTGCTTTCAAAGCAGAATGTCTGGATAAAGAGGGGCGTCATGTTAATTCATTTGTAGAAGATTTGAAATCACTACTGCATGAGAATCTACACAGACTTTTAATGACACCACCTATGGTATTTATTTTTACCCTGACAATATTGCCGCTGGTTTTTATGATTTGTATGGCATTTACGAATTACAGCAAGCTTGGAAATCATTTGATGCTGTTTGATTGGGTTGGTTTGGACAATTTTAAGGCGTTATTTGATACGAATAGTATTCTGGGAAGTACCTTCTGGTCAGTTCTTGGCTGGACGCTTGTTTGGGCATTCTTTGCCACATTCAGCAATTATATTTTCGGTATGATTCTTTCGCTTGTAATTAACAGAAAAGATACGAAAGCAAAAGGATTTTGGAGGTTCTGCTTTGTATTATCTTGTGCGGTACCGATGTTCGTTTCTCTGCTGATTATGAGAACGATGCTTCAACCAAATGGTGCGGTGAATGTACTTTTAAGAAATCTTGGCTGGATTGCGCAGGACGCAAGTCTCCCGTTTTTTACGGACCCAACATGGGCGAGAGTGACTGTGATTGTTGTTAATATCTGGGTAGGTGTTCCGTATACGTTGCTTCAGTTGACCGGTGTACTTCAGAACATTCCGGAAGAGCTTTATGAGGCAGCGAAAGTGGATGGAGCAAATGCACTTCAGATTTTTTTCAAGATCACAATGCCATATATGCTTTATGTGACAGCACCGTATTTGATTGTGACATTTACAGGAAATGTAAATAACTTTAATGTGATCTATTTGCTGTCGGGGGGAGATCCGGTAACAGATCTGGCATCTACGGCAGGAAAGACTGATTTACTTGTGACTTGGCTTTATAAATTGACAATTGACAAGCAATACTACAATATTGGTGCAGTTATCGGTATTCTGACATTTATCATTTTGGCGGTTGGCGCATTGCTTACATATAGAAACAGTAAATCTTATAAGGAAGGAGAAATTTAG
- a CDS encoding sugar ABC transporter permease, producing the protein MAVQKMRSAKKKRRINNVIVHTSLAVLAAVWVFPIIWVVLTSFRAEKGSYVSTFFPKEFTLDNYIKLFTDTSILNFPKMFMNTLIIAICSCILATFYTLAVSYCLSRLKFKLRKPYMNMAMILGLFPGFMSMIAVYFILKAIGLTEGNLIRVALILCYSGGAGLGFQIAKGFFDTIPYAVDEAAILDGCTRWQVFQKITLPLSKPIIVYTVLTAFMGPWLDFIFAKVICRANSDQYTVAIGLWKMLEKEYIDSWYTSFAAGAVLISIPIAILFLIMQRYYVDGVSGAVKG; encoded by the coding sequence ATGGCAGTACAAAAAATGCGATCAGCAAAAAAGAAGCGCAGGATCAATAACGTGATCGTGCATACAAGTTTGGCCGTACTGGCGGCTGTGTGGGTATTCCCGATTATATGGGTAGTCCTTACAAGTTTTCGTGCGGAAAAAGGGTCTTATGTATCTACATTTTTCCCAAAAGAATTTACGCTAGATAACTATATCAAATTGTTTACCGATACTTCCATTTTGAACTTTCCTAAAATGTTTATGAATACGTTGATCATTGCAATATGCTCTTGTATTCTTGCGACATTTTACACATTGGCAGTCTCATATTGTTTATCAAGGTTAAAATTTAAACTGAGAAAACCATATATGAACATGGCAATGATATTAGGACTGTTTCCGGGATTTATGTCAATGATTGCTGTGTATTTTATTTTGAAAGCGATTGGACTAACAGAAGGAAATCTGATTCGTGTGGCTCTCATCTTGTGTTATTCAGGTGGTGCAGGACTTGGTTTTCAGATTGCAAAGGGATTTTTTGATACGATTCCATATGCGGTGGATGAGGCAGCAATCTTAGATGGATGTACGAGGTGGCAGGTGTTTCAAAAGATTACACTTCCACTTAGCAAACCAATTATTGTATATACAGTGTTGACAGCATTTATGGGACCATGGCTGGACTTTATTTTTGCAAAAGTAATCTGTAGAGCCAACTCCGACCAATATACAGTTGCAATTGGACTTTGGAAAATGCTTGAGAAGGAATATATTGACAGTTGGTACACAAGCTTTGCGGCGGGTGCAGTTCTGATTTCGATTCCGATTGCGATTTTGTTCTTGATCATGCAGAGGTATTATGTGGACGGAGTTTCAGGTGCCGTAAAGGGATAA